A region of bacterium DNA encodes the following proteins:
- a CDS encoding RidA family protein, giving the protein MKRVLISSGSTFESEIGYSRAVAQGDWVFVSGTTGFDYATMTISEDIETQTDQCLRNIAAALEQAGASLNDVVRATYVLPDGSEFSKCWPVLKRYFGAVRPAAMMISAGLADPRMKIEIEVTAFRQA; this is encoded by the coding sequence ATGAAGCGCGTTCTCATCAGTTCGGGCTCGACCTTTGAGAGCGAGATTGGCTACAGCAGGGCAGTTGCTCAAGGAGATTGGGTCTTTGTCTCCGGAACGACCGGATTCGACTACGCGACGATGACGATATCGGAAGACATCGAGACGCAGACGGATCAGTGCCTGCGGAACATCGCCGCCGCACTTGAACAAGCCGGCGCAAGCCTGAACGACGTCGTGCGTGCAACCTACGTCCTGCCCGATGGCAGTGAGTTTTCCAAGTGCTGGCCCGTGCTGAAGAGGTACTTCGGAGCCGTCCGGCCCGCCGCGATGATGATCTCTGCAGGACTCGCGGATCCACGGATGAAGATCGAGATTGAAGTCACCGCATTCAGGCAGGCATAG